From the genome of Sulfurimonas sp., one region includes:
- a CDS encoding DUF2779 domain-containing protein produces MRLSKSLYTRGLQCVKSLWLKKYNKEILTPPDSSAEAIFERGNEVGALACQLFPNGIEIEFNPSDYDGMINTTKTLIDDGVNNIYEASFNYDDIFVAVDILHINDDDSVEIYEVKSSTDVKDVYKHDASIQYYVLKGLGFKVKKVSIIHINNKYVRDEELEIDKLFTIADITEEVLELQEDIPTYLRTFKTFLDDKENEPEKEIGVHCSNPYDCDAIAYCWSHIPKYSIFNISRLNAKKKFELYNQGIINFTDIADISSFSTAQQVQIESEVNNKTIINNEAIKDFLGGLTYPIYHLDFETFQQAIPEWKGISPFMQIPFQYSVHVQHEDGNLEHKEHLAKDGFDPRYELAKKLVEDIPTDVTVLAYNMGFEKGVIRKLAEQFDDFAHHLMCIHDNIQDLMTPFQKKDYYTPSMRGGYSIKKVLPALVPDMEKAYKELSLVHNGGEAMQTFARLSKMDDTQKSEYRNALLEYCKLDTLAMVKVLDKLKETSK; encoded by the coding sequence ATGAGATTATCTAAGTCACTATATACAAGAGGTTTACAATGTGTTAAGTCTCTATGGCTGAAAAAATATAATAAAGAGATATTAACTCCTCCAGACTCTAGTGCAGAAGCTATTTTTGAGAGAGGTAATGAAGTTGGAGCTTTGGCTTGTCAACTTTTCCCAAACGGTATAGAGATTGAGTTTAATCCATCCGATTATGATGGAATGATAAACACTACAAAAACTTTAATAGATGATGGTGTTAACAATATTTATGAAGCATCTTTCAATTATGATGATATTTTTGTAGCAGTAGATATATTACACATTAACGATGATGATAGTGTAGAGATATATGAGGTTAAAAGCTCAACAGATGTAAAAGATGTGTACAAACATGATGCAAGTATTCAATACTATGTTTTAAAAGGACTTGGTTTTAAAGTAAAAAAAGTATCAATTATACATATAAACAATAAGTATGTTAGAGACGAAGAGTTAGAAATAGATAAACTTTTTACAATAGCAGATATAACAGAAGAAGTTTTAGAACTTCAAGAAGATATACCAACATATCTAAGAACCTTTAAAACATTTTTAGATGATAAAGAAAATGAGCCTGAAAAAGAGATAGGCGTACATTGTTCTAATCCTTACGATTGTGATGCAATAGCTTATTGCTGGTCTCATATACCAAAATATAGTATCTTTAATATTTCTAGACTAAATGCAAAGAAAAAGTTTGAACTATATAATCAAGGGATTATAAACTTTACAGACATAGCTGACATATCTAGCTTTTCTACAGCTCAACAAGTCCAAATAGAATCAGAAGTTAATAATAAGACCATAATAAATAATGAAGCTATAAAAGACTTTCTAGGTGGATTAACTTATCCTATATATCATCTTGATTTTGAAACATTTCAACAGGCTATTCCTGAATGGAAAGGTATAAGTCCTTTTATGCAAATACCGTTTCAATACTCAGTTCATGTCCAACATGAAGACGGTAACTTAGAACATAAAGAACATTTAGCTAAAGATGGATTTGATCCAAGATATGAACTTGCAAAAAAGTTAGTAGAAGATATACCTACTGATGTGACAGTACTAGCTTATAACATGGGATTTGAAAAAGGTGTGATTAGAAAACTAGCTGAACAGTTTGATGATTTTGCACATCATCTTATGTGCATACATGACAATATACAAGACTTAATGACACCATTTCAAAAGAAAGATTACTACACACCATCTATGAGAGGAGGCTACTCTATAAAAAAAGTGCTTCCTGCATTAGTTCCAGATATGGAAAAAGCCTATAAAGAACTAAGTTTGGTTCATAATGGTGGTGAAGCTATGCAGACATTTGCAAGACTTTCAAAAATGGATGATACGCAGAAGAGTGAATATAGAAATGCATTACTGGAGTATTGTAAGTTAGATACTTTAGCAATGGTTAAAGTATTGGATAAATTAAAGGAGACTAGTAAATGA
- a CDS encoding DnaB-like helicase C-terminal domain-containing protein, with amino-acid sequence MKENILSNFKNSQELAYESMEYIKELKAGKSVLDDTDPNTKYFLLHTLSPAIKRGKGVILFSYKMPAKELGLRLLSIQTSIPLEKLCVGDMDDKQWERLGYAFDKMSAAKLFIYDQDVDNALQFSLFFTTE; translated from the coding sequence ATGAAAGAAAATATATTAAGTAACTTCAAGAATTCTCAGGAGTTAGCCTATGAATCTATGGAGTATATTAAAGAGTTGAAAGCAGGCAAATCTGTACTCGATGATACTGATCCAAATACTAAATATTTTTTACTACATACCTTATCCCCAGCTATCAAACGGGGAAAAGGTGTTATTTTATTCTCATATAAAATGCCGGCTAAAGAGTTAGGATTAAGACTTTTATCAATTCAAACATCAATTCCACTAGAGAAACTTTGCGTCGGTGATATGGACGATAAACAATGGGAAAGGTTAGGTTATGCATTTGATAAAATGAGTGCTGCAAAACTTTTTATATATGATCAAGATGTTGACAATGCATTACAATTTTCTTTGTTTTTTACTACTGAGTAA
- a CDS encoding 5'-nucleotidase — protein MGYTLHDKLVVAVSSRALFNLEEENKVFEEKGLDEYYKYQLENESKPLKKGTGYRLVKNLLNINQYFDTKERQVEVIILSKNNAATSLRITNAINELGLDIVRSGWTSGNSISNYLKAFKVDLFLSADDNDVLNAIESGVAAAKILHSNDNVHNSLGEQVRIAFDGDSVLFSEESELIFKENGLEAFIEHEKQNRDNPLKMGPFAKLLLVIASMQEKFPTEKSPIRTALVTARSAPTHERVIKTLNVWGVRIDESFFLGGSDKYEILEAFGADIFFDDQDTHLTLSSKVVPSAKVLNKNIISHENKQS, from the coding sequence ATGGGATACACATTACATGACAAGTTGGTGGTAGCAGTAAGTTCGAGAGCTTTGTTTAACTTGGAAGAGGAAAATAAAGTTTTTGAAGAAAAAGGTCTTGATGAGTATTATAAATATCAACTTGAAAACGAATCTAAACCATTAAAAAAAGGGACAGGATATAGGCTTGTAAAAAACTTACTAAATATCAATCAATATTTTGATACAAAAGAGCGTCAAGTAGAAGTAATCATTCTCTCAAAAAACAATGCTGCGACAAGTTTACGTATAACCAATGCTATAAATGAACTTGGTTTAGATATAGTGCGCTCAGGTTGGACAAGTGGAAATAGTATCTCTAATTATCTAAAAGCATTTAAAGTAGATCTGTTTTTAAGTGCAGATGATAACGATGTACTAAATGCTATAGAGAGTGGTGTAGCAGCCGCTAAGATATTACACTCTAATGATAATGTACATAACAGCCTAGGTGAACAAGTTCGTATAGCTTTTGATGGTGATTCAGTACTTTTTAGTGAAGAGTCAGAATTAATATTTAAAGAAAATGGTTTAGAAGCCTTTATAGAACATGAAAAACAAAACCGTGATAACCCTCTTAAAATGGGACCATTTGCTAAACTACTTTTAGTTATAGCAAGTATGCAAGAAAAGTTTCCTACTGAAAAATCCCCTATTAGAACAGCATTAGTAACAGCCAGAAGTGCACCTACTCATGAGAGAGTGATAAAAACACTTAATGTTTGGGGCGTAAGGATCGATGAGTCCTTCTTCTTAGGTGGAAGTGATAAGTATGAAATTTTAGAAGCTTTTGGAGCTGATATTTTTTTTGATGATCAAGATACTCATCTAACTCTTTCCTCCAAAGTTGTACCTAGTGCTAAAGTTCTTAACAAAAATATTATTTCGCATGAAAATAAGCAGTCATAA
- a CDS encoding ankyrin repeat domain-containing protein, with the protein MKPYLDIDEAFGIIDDNVGFQKKIQHYIDNNLIDIQTKYGWTLLHYAVCFEDIEKTIYLLDTGAGVNGVDNGGYSPLLIASKDRYCNEIVDILIKNGADINIQGSDSKSILYFAIEQNNIDLLNKLIKNNININERYKDNKTPLFVAVNFGYVNIVKILIANGAILDLQDNLGWTPLYLAIEYDNIAIANLLIKNGANLHIETRMGNNPMDIAKTKGYIFN; encoded by the coding sequence ATGAAACCTTATTTAGATATAGATGAAGCATTTGGAATTATTGATGATAATGTAGGTTTTCAAAAGAAAATTCAGCACTATATAGATAACAATTTGATTGATATTCAAACAAAATATGGCTGGACTTTATTACATTATGCAGTTTGCTTTGAGGATATTGAAAAAACTATTTATCTTTTAGATACTGGAGCTGGTGTAAATGGTGTAGATAACGGTGGGTACTCACCATTACTTATTGCTAGTAAAGATAGATACTGTAATGAAATAGTAGATATATTAATCAAAAATGGTGCAGATATAAATATACAAGGTTCAGATTCCAAATCTATATTGTATTTTGCAATCGAGCAAAACAATATAGATTTATTAAACAAATTGATAAAAAATAATATAAATATAAATGAGAGATATAAAGACAATAAAACACCTTTATTTGTTGCTGTAAATTTTGGATACGTTAATATCGTAAAAATATTAATAGCAAATGGGGCTATATTGGATCTACAAGATAATCTTGGTTGGACACCTTTATATTTGGCTATTGAATATGATAATATAGCTATTGCAAATCTTTTAATAAAAAACGGTGCCAACCTACATATAGAAACAAGAATGGGAAATAATCCCATGGATATAGCTAAAACTAAAGGATATATTTTTAATTAA
- a CDS encoding TM2 domain-containing protein has product MKKINYIFFWFIGCFGMLGFHRFYLGKKISGFIWLFSAGLFMIGALYDLIYMNDVIASSEGKENEPSKNKKSQKKKEPTKTVKKSAPKQKAYTNSKAKVATGMSIRFILIFKSGKSQDMTEDINGVINQYDARKIIEAKYMNESVQRISWVNDKVLYS; this is encoded by the coding sequence TTGAAAAAAATTAATTACATCTTTTTTTGGTTTATAGGCTGTTTTGGTATGCTTGGATTTCATAGATTTTATTTAGGTAAAAAAATAAGTGGGTTTATATGGTTGTTTTCAGCTGGTTTATTCATGATAGGTGCACTTTATGATCTAATTTACATGAATGATGTAATAGCATCATCAGAAGGTAAAGAAAATGAACCTAGTAAAAATAAAAAGTCTCAAAAAAAGAAAGAACCTACAAAAACCGTAAAAAAAAGTGCTCCTAAACAAAAAGCTTACACTAATAGTAAGGCAAAAGTTGCTACAGGAATGAGTATTAGATTTATATTAATTTTTAAAAGTGGTAAATCACAAGATATGACTGAAGATATCAATGGTGTAATTAATCAATATGATGCGAGAAAAATTATTGAAGCTAAATACATGAATGAATCGGTACAAAGAATATCATGGGTAAATGACAAAGTTTTATATTCTTAA
- a CDS encoding McrC family protein: MTIKEFGFLQYKKEEDKHNYIKPDAFEAIEKFVLENEATAQYLKITTKKGYGKVLQAQNYVGVIQTKDGTTIEILPKISSLKDDKKSEEKTKEDKAKEILIRMLKTLKNSPFKNFNMANMKSSKMPLLEIFITMFLEELSKLIQKGIKSDYISKEENLKFLKGKLLIGQQIKYNTVHKERFFVDYQEFLSDRVENRLIKTTLDYLYKKSKSNRNQQRIREFLFVFDEISICRDVKIGFSKVKLNRQMKDYEQVLLWCKTFLIENSFSPYKGNDVAFALLFDMNLLFESYVYDYLRRYGNFNSITAQDKTHHLAYLDGKEKKFQLKPDIVINDGGIIADTKWKLLSEDKTHQGISQADMYQLYAYGTKYDNCNYMYLIYPYDGIENGNSYKYFSDNFNSSEKLTKELHLNVLFFDISLDKPRFFENDKTNNKKYNILSFINQT; the protein is encoded by the coding sequence ATGACAATTAAAGAATTCGGATTTCTTCAATATAAAAAAGAAGAAGATAAACACAACTATATCAAACCCGATGCTTTTGAAGCAATAGAAAAGTTTGTTTTAGAGAATGAAGCAACTGCACAATATCTGAAGATTACAACAAAAAAAGGATATGGCAAAGTTCTTCAAGCTCAAAACTATGTAGGTGTCATCCAAACTAAAGATGGTACGACTATAGAGATTTTGCCGAAGATTTCAAGTTTAAAAGACGATAAAAAGTCGGAAGAGAAAACAAAAGAAGACAAAGCTAAGGAGATATTAATCCGTATGCTGAAAACTCTTAAAAACTCTCCTTTTAAAAACTTCAATATGGCAAATATGAAATCTTCAAAGATGCCATTGTTGGAAATATTTATCACTATGTTTTTGGAAGAGTTGTCAAAGCTGATTCAAAAAGGGATAAAAAGCGATTATATCTCAAAAGAGGAAAACCTCAAGTTCTTAAAAGGTAAGTTGCTTATAGGGCAACAGATCAAATATAATACTGTGCATAAAGAGCGTTTTTTTGTAGACTACCAAGAGTTTTTGAGTGACAGAGTTGAAAACCGTCTTATCAAAACTACATTGGACTATCTCTATAAAAAGTCTAAATCAAATCGTAATCAACAACGCATACGGGAATTTTTATTCGTGTTTGATGAAATATCTATTTGTAGAGATGTAAAAATAGGTTTTAGCAAAGTGAAACTTAACCGTCAAATGAAAGACTACGAACAAGTGCTTTTATGGTGTAAGACATTTTTGATAGAGAACTCCTTTTCTCCTTACAAAGGAAACGATGTTGCATTTGCTTTACTGTTTGATATGAATCTACTTTTTGAGAGTTATGTATATGATTACTTAAGGAGATATGGAAATTTTAATAGTATTACTGCCCAAGATAAAACTCATCATTTAGCCTATTTGGATGGGAAAGAGAAGAAGTTTCAACTCAAACCAGATATTGTTATCAATGACGGGGGAATAATCGCAGATACAAAGTGGAAACTACTAAGTGAAGACAAAACCCATCAAGGGATCTCTCAAGCTGATATGTACCAGCTCTATGCATATGGTACAAAGTATGATAATTGTAACTATATGTATCTCATATACCCTTACGATGGTATTGAAAATGGAAATTCCTACAAATACTTTTCTGACAATTTTAATAGCTCTGAAAAACTAACAAAAGAACTTCATTTAAATGTTTTATTTTTTGATATATCACTAGATAAGCCTAGATTTTTTGAAAATGATAAAACTAATAATAAAAAGTATAATATTCTAAGTTTCATTAACCAGACATAA
- a CDS encoding helix-turn-helix transcriptional regulator, with the protein MAKHEYDKILTRLINILSILNDGEQPTTKELAERFNVADRTILRDMERLSSFPIYKDSKRWKMQDGFKLEKNNSFEEEVVLGILEEFSSSIGGKFSIKAHQLLDKLKNDELNPIYTKLNIEDIGDKFDEIKILEDAIKNKNILECIYDDEFNEPYKEILKPLKIVNYEGFWYLVALDEDDYVRKLYLKKVSNIKVKDEVFKTSTKIDEMLNDSISIWFQSDREPFDIHLYVGSDIAKYFRRKPLPTQKLHSVNQDGSLEIIVTITYEMEIIPIVKYWMPHLRVIEPKWLDDKIAEDVREFLNEK; encoded by the coding sequence ATGGCAAAACATGAATATGACAAAATACTTACAAGACTAATCAATATACTTTCTATTTTAAACGATGGAGAACAACCGACTACAAAAGAGTTAGCAGAAAGATTCAATGTTGCAGATAGAACAATTCTTAGAGATATGGAAAGATTGAGCTCATTTCCAATATATAAAGACTCTAAAAGATGGAAGATGCAGGATGGCTTTAAGCTGGAGAAAAACAACTCTTTTGAAGAAGAGGTTGTACTTGGAATTTTGGAGGAGTTTTCAAGCTCCATCGGCGGTAAATTCTCCATTAAAGCACACCAACTGTTAGATAAACTAAAAAACGATGAACTAAACCCAATCTATACAAAACTTAACATCGAAGATATAGGCGATAAGTTTGATGAGATAAAGATACTTGAAGATGCCATAAAAAATAAAAACATCCTTGAATGCATCTATGATGATGAGTTCAATGAACCGTATAAAGAGATCCTAAAGCCACTTAAAATAGTAAACTATGAAGGGTTTTGGTATCTTGTAGCACTAGATGAAGATGACTATGTAAGAAAGTTATATCTAAAAAAAGTATCCAATATAAAAGTAAAAGATGAAGTATTTAAAACAAGCACTAAGATAGATGAGATGTTAAACGATTCAATCTCAATATGGTTTCAATCTGACCGCGAGCCTTTTGATATACACTTGTATGTAGGTTCAGATATAGCAAAATACTTTAGAAGAAAACCACTTCCGACACAAAAACTGCATAGTGTGAATCAAGACGGTTCTTTGGAGATAATAGTTACTATAACTTATGAGATGGAGATAATCCCGATCGTAAAGTATTGGATGCCACATTTAAGAGTTATAGAACCTAAATGGTTGGATGATAAAATAGCTGAAGATGTTAGAGAGTTTTTGAATGAAAAATAA
- a CDS encoding leucine-rich repeat domain-containing protein, translating to MHRCEYTKELQKWAEDNQIDATNIPNIKSLDLSNKKLHCVPSYILEFTSLESLNLSHNNLKELPKDITKLKYLKKLDISWNHIMDINFLPKNIEVNYAWNRL from the coding sequence ATGCATAGGTGTGAGTACACTAAAGAACTTCAAAAGTGGGCAGAAGATAATCAAATAGATGCTACCAATATACCGAATATTAAAAGTTTGGATTTATCAAACAAAAAACTCCATTGTGTACCATCGTATATACTTGAATTTACATCATTAGAGAGCTTGAATTTATCTCACAACAATTTAAAAGAACTTCCAAAAGATATAACAAAACTAAAATATTTAAAAAAGCTTGATATATCTTGGAACCATATTATGGATATTAACTTTTTACCTAAAAATATAGAAGTAAATTATGCTTGGAACAGGCTATGA
- a CDS encoding DUF4357 domain-containing protein: MSGIIENLKNWLDKVYQKDINIACLELPILSILVKYNEPVSRDDIIEELSQYGSFERGGLSFDHLWSQRFGKGEEKDILNSLVEHDGQNAGDKKTEYQIKNTINKQELEELLKTYDGTKIENLIRSRLEAVKKVKIWKLAHSDLGDKYNEALAKNIATIGKNTKAKAQSKKTQAEHFKEANTGDYFFLLKNSNEIELIGKFIDNEVFDTDELRHDYFGRKYEKIHEAKSRQINYAGKWWAPSDNSTFIEVPEKDYLEFEEKILKPSFGITLDDLDISTSRKNTKDNKGNSSMPKDTTQPLNQILYGPPGTGKTYNTINKALEIIFEKEGQKNLEFYDFDFDSKLKITYQDALKEEDEQYKRQLLKGIFEHFVGTQIEFVTFHQSYGYEEFVEGIKAIPAGKEGNENGNDMIYDIVDGIFKQLSDKAYKNYLTKNTDETKQKKKFILNAKSLNIQAELIQEDENTFKVLKGSKIRKGEADSFKNYNYHELKTKVLEEAKLKEESEFYILDDDYIFQSLSAASSVILGRMSNGLIDWKEVVIENDLLDRKDTKEIKNYILIIDEINRGNISKIFGELITLIEPSKRIGAEEALHVKLPYSNDPFGVPSNLYIIGTMNTADRSIALMDTALRRRFEFTEMMPDSTTLDDIGNIGDINIKSLLETINKRIEYLYDRDHTIGHAYFMSLKGKDGDEAKAELDNIFRNKIIPLLQEYFYDDWEKIQIVLGDHPDQKASDDDKFIKNIKTEEKILFGFDHEEIEDEQNNYIINKPFSVKAYSKIKEFSKANDN; the protein is encoded by the coding sequence ATGAGCGGAATAATTGAGAATTTGAAAAATTGGTTAGACAAAGTCTATCAAAAAGATATTAATATTGCATGTTTAGAACTGCCGATTTTAAGTATTTTAGTAAAATATAATGAACCAGTTTCAAGAGATGATATTATTGAAGAATTATCTCAGTATGGTAGTTTTGAAAGAGGTGGTTTATCGTTTGATCATTTATGGTCGCAAAGATTTGGAAAAGGTGAAGAAAAAGATATTTTAAATAGTTTAGTTGAACATGATGGACAAAATGCTGGTGACAAAAAAACAGAATATCAAATTAAAAATACAATTAATAAGCAAGAATTAGAGGAACTCTTAAAAACATATGATGGAACAAAAATAGAAAACCTAATAAGAAGCAGATTAGAAGCTGTAAAAAAAGTTAAAATATGGAAGCTTGCTCATAGTGATCTAGGGGATAAATATAATGAAGCTTTAGCAAAAAATATTGCTACAATAGGAAAAAATACAAAAGCTAAAGCACAAAGTAAAAAAACACAAGCAGAACATTTTAAAGAGGCAAACACTGGAGACTATTTCTTCTTACTGAAAAATTCAAATGAAATTGAATTGATAGGAAAGTTTATAGATAATGAAGTATTTGATACAGATGAATTAAGACATGATTATTTTGGAAGAAAATATGAAAAAATTCATGAAGCAAAAAGTAGACAAATAAATTATGCAGGAAAATGGTGGGCACCATCTGATAATTCAACGTTTATAGAAGTTCCAGAAAAAGATTATTTGGAGTTTGAAGAAAAAATTTTAAAACCAAGTTTTGGTATTACTCTAGATGATTTAGACATATCTACAAGTAGAAAAAATACAAAAGACAATAAAGGAAATTCAAGTATGCCAAAAGATACAACACAACCCTTAAACCAAATCCTCTACGGACCTCCAGGTACAGGTAAAACATATAATACAATTAATAAAGCACTAGAGATTATTTTTGAAAAAGAAGGTCAAAAAAATCTTGAATTTTATGATTTTGATTTTGATTCAAAATTAAAAATAACTTATCAAGATGCATTAAAAGAAGAAGATGAACAATATAAAAGACAACTTTTAAAAGGGATCTTTGAGCATTTTGTAGGAACACAAATTGAATTTGTCACGTTTCATCAAAGTTATGGATATGAAGAGTTTGTTGAAGGAATAAAAGCAATACCTGCAGGGAAAGAAGGTAATGAAAACGGCAATGATATGATTTATGATATTGTTGATGGTATCTTTAAACAATTATCAGATAAAGCATATAAAAATTATTTGACAAAAAATACTGATGAGACAAAACAGAAAAAGAAATTTATATTAAATGCTAAATCTTTAAATATTCAAGCAGAACTGATTCAAGAAGATGAGAATACATTTAAAGTATTGAAAGGTTCAAAAATTAGAAAAGGGGAAGCTGATTCTTTCAAAAATTACAACTATCATGAATTAAAAACTAAAGTTTTAGAAGAAGCAAAATTAAAAGAAGAAAGTGAATTCTATATTTTAGATGATGATTATATTTTTCAAAGTTTAAGCGCTGCATCTTCTGTAATACTTGGTAGAATGTCTAATGGTTTGATAGATTGGAAAGAAGTTGTAATTGAAAATGATTTATTAGATCGTAAAGATACTAAAGAAATCAAAAACTACATTTTAATAATAGACGAAATAAACCGTGGAAATATCTCTAAGATTTTTGGAGAACTAATCACTCTGATTGAACCAAGTAAAAGAATTGGTGCAGAAGAAGCTTTACATGTAAAACTTCCATATTCAAATGACCCTTTTGGTGTACCTTCAAATCTTTATATCATAGGGACTATGAATACGGCTGATAGAAGTATTGCTCTTATGGATACAGCACTTAGAAGAAGATTTGAGTTTACTGAGATGATGCCTGATTCTACAACTCTTGATGATATAGGCAATATTGGAGATATCAATATTAAAAGTCTTCTCGAAACTATCAACAAACGCATAGAATACTTATATGATCGAGATCATACTATTGGACATGCTTATTTTATGAGCTTAAAAGGGAAAGATGGAGATGAGGCGAAAGCAGAGCTAGATAATATTTTTAGAAATAAAATTATTCCATTACTTCAAGAATATTTTTACGATGATTGGGAAAAAATACAGATAGTTTTAGGCGACCATCCAGACCAAAAAGCTTCTGATGATGACAAGTTTATAAAAAATATAAAAACAGAGGAAAAAATACTGTTTGGCTTTGATCACGAAGAGATAGAAGATGAACAAAACAATTATATTATTAATAAGCCTTTTTCAGTAAAAGCCTATAGCAAAATTAAAGAGTTCTCTAAAGCCAATGACAATTAA
- a CDS encoding helix-turn-helix transcriptional regulator yields the protein MAYKHDYDKTLTRLNTIIARLNDGEELSVKELAKEFNVSERTIQRDFNNRLVSLYPIYQDKKKWKMQDGYKIEKSTNNEELIVLDILEKMTDGLGINFSSKAKHLLSKIKNNDLNPFYAKLNMEDISTKLSDIAMLERSIKEKQQIVFVYNFGEYTREIRVKPLKIANYEGYWYLIALDSRNDVLKKYHLKSINNIQILDENFLVSKELEENLNNSINVWFNADVKPYDVELFLDKYAAKSLKRKPISLTQRVIKEYSDGSMEISVSVTDDMEIIPIIGYWVPHIKIISPDSLKESFLKRLHEYLD from the coding sequence ATGGCATATAAACACGATTACGATAAAACATTAACAAGGTTAAATACGATCATAGCTCGTCTTAATGATGGTGAAGAATTATCTGTAAAAGAATTAGCAAAAGAATTTAATGTAAGTGAGAGAACAATTCAAAGAGATTTTAACAACAGGCTTGTAAGCTTGTATCCAATATATCAAGATAAGAAAAAATGGAAGATGCAGGATGGATATAAAATAGAGAAATCAACAAATAATGAAGAGCTTATAGTTTTAGACATATTGGAGAAAATGACTGATGGGCTGGGTATTAATTTTTCATCTAAAGCAAAACATCTTCTTTCTAAAATAAAAAATAATGATCTAAATCCATTCTATGCTAAATTAAATATGGAAGATATATCTACTAAATTATCTGATATAGCTATGCTTGAAAGAAGTATTAAAGAGAAACAGCAAATAGTATTTGTTTATAACTTCGGAGAGTACACAAGAGAAATAAGAGTGAAACCTTTAAAAATTGCTAACTATGAAGGATATTGGTATCTGATAGCTTTAGATTCAAGAAATGATGTATTGAAAAAATATCATCTAAAAAGTATAAATAATATTCAAATATTGGATGAAAACTTCTTAGTTTCTAAAGAGTTGGAAGAGAACCTAAATAACTCAATTAATGTTTGGTTTAATGCTGATGTTAAACCATATGATGTTGAACTATTTTTAGATAAATACGCGGCTAAAAGTTTAAAAAGAAAACCCATATCTTTAACACAGAGAGTTATCAAAGAGTACAGTGACGGCTCTATGGAAATTAGTGTAAGTGTTACAGACGATATGGAGATTATTCCTATCATTGGATACTGGGTACCTCATATAAAAATTATATCGCCAGACTCTTTAAAAGAGTCATTTTTAAAAAGGCTTCATGAATATTTAGATTAA